The following coding sequences are from one Kushneria phosphatilytica window:
- a CDS encoding polysaccharide biosynthesis tyrosine autokinase: MASSIEKDQSAGTSDEVDLGRLFGLLLDHKWLIAAITAAFTALGIIYGAMQTPIYQANALMEIEERANSSNPVQDIGIFGQATSRSPSEIQILQSRMVLGKAVDRENLQMVVKPKRFPVIGAMLARRGFERPGFASGWSSVWANENVNVTHFVIPREWVGRPLTLRVTGPDSYALLDGGNTVVEGQVGKLAQSRNGNVEIRVMDINSGKGAEFTLLKRSQLSAINGLRGRFNVEEAGQSSTGILDLTLKGTEPQQVEDSLKAISEIYVTQNIERQSAETQQSLDFLKKQIPQVREQLSNAENELNNYRVSQDSVDLNQETQSVLNRLVNVEGQLNQLSFNEADISQRFTKNHPEYKSLLEKKQQLQNEKAQLQKQVNNLPETQQKVLRLQRNVNVTQDIYTQLLNRMQELNIAKAGAIGNVRIIDNAVVEPWPVAPRKTLITFIFMVIGFVLSVVFVLIRGAMKQGVESSDQIENIGLPVYASVPLSSSQNRLTRRLGMLGRGKRGTGTVDRGVLAISDTMDPSVEAVRSLRTSLQFAMMEASDSRLMITGPSPGVGKSFITANLGVVCAQAGQRVLMIDADMRKGHLHQMFDGKSSSGLSDILLRNDVPENIIRHTTVENLDYVARGTVPPNPAELLMNVRFSEFLEWADRHYDLIIMDTPPILAVTDAAIVGKQAGTSLMVARYGVNPPRELEHVMRRFRTSGVEIKGCILNAIEQHASSRYSNYYYAYR, translated from the coding sequence ATGGCCTCATCAATTGAGAAAGACCAATCAGCGGGTACCAGTGACGAAGTCGATCTGGGCCGCCTTTTTGGTCTGCTGCTGGATCACAAATGGCTGATTGCAGCTATAACAGCGGCTTTTACGGCACTGGGTATTATTTACGGTGCCATGCAAACGCCGATTTATCAGGCAAATGCCCTGATGGAAATAGAAGAGCGAGCCAACTCTTCCAATCCTGTTCAGGATATCGGTATTTTTGGTCAGGCTACCAGTCGGTCTCCTTCTGAAATCCAGATTCTTCAATCACGCATGGTTCTGGGCAAGGCGGTAGACCGTGAAAACCTTCAAATGGTCGTCAAGCCGAAGCGTTTCCCGGTGATTGGTGCCATGTTGGCCCGGCGTGGTTTTGAACGCCCCGGTTTCGCCAGCGGCTGGTCTTCGGTATGGGCCAATGAAAACGTCAATGTGACCCATTTCGTTATTCCTCGTGAATGGGTGGGCCGCCCGTTGACATTGCGTGTTACCGGACCAGACAGTTATGCACTGCTTGATGGTGGCAATACCGTAGTGGAAGGGCAGGTCGGCAAACTGGCTCAATCGCGCAATGGCAATGTTGAAATCCGTGTGATGGATATCAATTCTGGCAAGGGAGCCGAGTTTACGCTTTTGAAGCGTTCTCAACTTTCTGCGATCAATGGGCTTCGAGGTCGCTTCAACGTTGAAGAGGCCGGACAATCTTCAACGGGTATCCTTGATCTGACGTTAAAGGGCACTGAACCACAACAGGTCGAAGATAGCCTGAAAGCGATCAGCGAAATCTACGTCACTCAGAATATCGAAAGACAGTCAGCCGAAACCCAGCAGAGTCTGGATTTTCTGAAAAAACAGATTCCTCAGGTGCGAGAGCAGCTCTCCAACGCTGAGAATGAGCTGAACAACTACCGGGTTTCGCAGGATTCCGTGGATCTCAATCAGGAAACCCAGTCAGTACTCAACCGCCTGGTTAACGTGGAAGGTCAGCTGAACCAGCTCAGCTTCAATGAAGCAGATATCTCGCAGCGATTCACCAAGAACCACCCGGAATACAAGTCGCTGCTTGAGAAGAAACAACAGCTTCAGAATGAAAAGGCACAGCTTCAAAAGCAGGTAAACAATCTGCCTGAAACTCAGCAGAAAGTGCTGAGGCTACAGCGTAATGTCAATGTAACCCAGGATATTTATACTCAGCTTCTTAATCGTATGCAGGAGCTGAATATTGCCAAGGCGGGTGCTATCGGTAATGTCAGAATCATTGATAATGCCGTGGTTGAACCCTGGCCTGTAGCACCACGCAAGACCCTGATTACCTTTATCTTCATGGTAATAGGTTTCGTTCTTTCGGTCGTATTTGTATTGATTCGTGGCGCCATGAAGCAGGGCGTGGAATCAAGTGATCAGATCGAGAATATTGGCTTGCCGGTTTACGCTTCCGTACCCTTGTCCAGCAGTCAGAATCGTCTGACAAGACGCCTGGGCATGCTGGGACGTGGAAAGCGTGGTACAGGGACTGTTGATCGTGGTGTATTGGCTATCAGCGACACCATGGATCCTTCCGTGGAAGCCGTCAGAAGTCTACGTACCAGTCTTCAGTTTGCCATGATGGAAGCATCGGATTCGCGTCTGATGATCACTGGTCCGAGTCCGGGAGTTGGTAAAAGCTTTATCACGGCCAATCTCGGTGTGGTTTGTGCCCAGGCAGGACAACGGGTACTGATGATCGATGCAGATATGCGTAAGGGGCATCTGCATCAGATGTTTGATGGCAAATCATCTTCAGGCTTGAGTGATATCCTGTTACGCAATGATGTGCCCGAAAACATTATCCGGCATACCACCGTTGAGAATCTGGACTATGTGGCGCGCGGCACGGTACCTCCCAATCCGGCCGAGTTGCTGATGAATGTCCGGTTCAGTGAGTTTCTTGAATGGGCAGATCGCCATTACGACCTGATCATCATGGATACACCACCCATTCTTGCAGTGACCGATGCTGCCATTGTGGGCAAGCAGGCGGGGACCAGCCTTATGGTTGCCAGATATGGCGTGAATCCGCCGCGCGAGCTTGAACATGTCATGCGGCGCTTCCGGACCAGCGGTGTCGAGATAAAAGGCTGCATACTCAATGCCATTGAGCAGCATGCATCGTCTCGATACAGCAACTACTATTACGCCTACCGCTGA